Genomic DNA from Dermacentor variabilis isolate Ectoservices chromosome 6, ASM5094787v1, whole genome shotgun sequence:
TCAGGTAATTGCTTATATCTTAAAGTGACAAGCATTAAAGATGTGCTATCGAAACACTTTTGTCCTTCTATTCGCGCCTTCAGCCCTAGAATTCCGCGATACGGTAACCGTACTGCGCGTCGGTTGCGCAGTAAGGTTGACCGAATCTTAGCGACCCAAACGGCGTGACGTCAGCGGCACAACGATCCCGATTCCCTAAATATAGCCGCAGGTTCCTCAATGGATACGCGGAGTGCTGCTGCCCACGTCAACCGAGTTGTAACCGACGTCACAGCCCCGTCTACGCTGAACGCACATCGATCGGATCCCAGCTGCGGCGTAAACACGGCGCCCACGCAGCCCTCGGAACTGCGCACTAGCCGGCGCTCCGCGCGACAGCTGGAAAACTACCCGTTCCGGATAGTTTGGCGGTCATTTTCAGGCGCTGTTGTCGCAGGCTTTCTCCGTGCTCGTGACGGGCGGGCGCCACACGTCGGTCGGGCGACCACAAGACGCGCTCAAGGCGCCCCGAAGGaacggcggcgacggcggcgcaaAAGCAACAAAACAACGGCGCCTACAACAGCAGCGCCTTTGACGCAGTTTTCGCGTCTGTTCCGGAGCACGCTCGCTGTTacgtgcatgcgcgcgcgcgcaccgtCGCGTGTGCGGCGCACTTGCGTCACACGGGGAGGTCGGCGCATGCGCAGCGCGTTTCCCCTGGCAACGAAGCGACCCGCCGCCTAGCGGTTGGCCGCAGTGGCCACACGAGCAGCCGTCGAGGAGCCGTTTTGCCGCTACGCCGTCGGACCGCTCGCTGCTGAAACCTCTTGCCCGCAGTCGCCGTGCGCTCCTGGGAAGTGGTCGTCCTCGGCCGGCCAGCTGCAGCGAGTAATACTTGAGAACCCTGAGTCGACCGACGTTTGGAATCATGAGGCAAGCACTGTTTTGCTCGCGACATATGGCGCGCGCCGGCTGTCAGCCGACGTCTCTTGACACGTCTTGCCCTTTTGGCGCAGTGTCGAGGAGGCCCGGTTCTCGGTGCTGGGCTACGACCAGGTGGTGCGGCTGCAGGAGCTCCTGGAGGAGCCCGTGTCCGTCCAGGGTCGCGGCAACTTCCCGGCGCTCGAGACCCGGCTGCGGGACCTGGTGCAGCGCGTGCGGTCGCAGCTGGGCCGCCAGGGCGTGCCCGTGCGGGACGTGCGGCTGAACGGCGGCGCCGCGTCCTACGTGTTGGAGCCGGACACGTCGGCCGAGTACAACGACTTGGACGTCATCTTTGGCTGCgaacttggcagcagcggcgccGGCGGCTTCGAGCGCGTCAAGACAGCCGTACTTGACGCGCTGGCCGAGCTGCTGCCGGCCGGCGTCAAGCGCATCAATGCGTGCGCCCTCAAGGAGGCCTATCTGCACAAGCTCGTGAAGGTGGCCACTGACGAAGACCGCTGGTCGCTCGTCTCGCTTTCCAACAGCCTGGGCCGTAACGTCGAGCTGAAGTTCGTGCATCGAATGCGGCGACAGTTCGAGTTCAGCGTCGACTCGTTCCAGATCGTGGTGGACCCGCTGTTGCTGCTACACCAGTGCGGCGGTGGTTCGGCGGAGGCGTTATTGCCGCGCTGTACGCAGGACTTCTTCCCCAGCGTGCTTGCCGAGTCAGTGTACGGCAACTTCGGCCAGGCGCTGGAGCACCTGCGGCGGCGGCTCATCGCGACGCGCAACCCCGAGGAGATCCGCGGCGGCGGCCTGCTCAAGTACTGCCACTTGCTGGCGCGCGGCTTCCACACAACTGACTCGACGCGGGCCCTAGAGCGTTACATGTGCTCTCGCTTCTTTATCGACTTCCCCGAGATACAGGCGCAGCGCGCAAAGTTGCACAGCTTCCTGGCCAACCACCTCTCGCACGAGCGGCTGCGCTATTCGTTCCTGGCGACCCTGTACCGCGTCGTGGACGGCTCTACAGTGTGCCTGATGGGCCACGAGCGGCGTCAAACGCTGCAGCTGATCCAGGAGCTGGCTTGCCGCGCGCTGCTTGTGCAGCAGCAGCCGCCCCGGCTGTGCGGATTCGCCCAGCCCTGCTGGCTGCTCGGACTGGGCCCCACGTTGGGCCCTGCGGGCTTGAGCCCCGGCCTGGCCGCTGGACCCCTCTGAGCGCAGGCGTGCGTcgtggtgtgcgtgtgtgtgcgcgacgGTATGCAGCGCCGGAAGCCGACAGGGCGGCCTTGGCCGCCCGCGGGGAGGACGCACGCGCGGACCGACCCGGGTCTTCCAcggccccccttccccccccccctgcaagtCACGTGAACTGCGGTCAGTCGGACTCCTTGCGCGCGCCGGAATGCAACAGCTGAGCGGGACCCAAGGCCGCCCTGTTTTTTTGCCATGTCCAACTGGGCCGCTCTGTTTCCCTGGGCAAGGCCGCCCGGCAGCCCTAGATAAGGGCAAGGCCGGCCGCTCCGAACCGCGAGGCCGACGGCCGCTCTGTAAGCTGCCGCAACCGGCAGCTCCCTTCTCCTCGCAAGTCCTTTTCTGTAACAAAGCATAAAACCAATGCGATGTGTTCGGCTCcaaaactgtgtgtgtgtgtgcgcgcgttatTCACTGCCCGCCGTCCCGTGTGCGCCGAGAGGGCTGCGGCCACCCAGTCGCACTCTCCGCGCCCGGCGACGGGCCCTTACACAACGGATTTCACCGCCGATAAGGCGGCCCTTATCGGGAAGCCACCGGTGCGCGCCGCTTGCATTTTATCAGGGCGTCTGCTGGCGGCAGCGCTTTTCCTTCCGTCGGAGGGGCTGTTGTCGCTTTCGTTCGCCGCCGCAGGCGCCTTTCCCGACGTGGCGCACCTGTGCCCCGACCGGAATTCGGGCCTTCCGTGCGTGCGGATTGTTCACTAATGCGCTTAACCGTGCTGCGACCTTGCTTGGCATGCCTGCCACTTAGGTCGCATATGATCGAGGACACGCGCCGTAATACGTCGGAGGCTCTCCCTGCGTGGAAATATGTTACGTCGCACTTGCAGCTGAATTCATTTATTTGTCGTCGTTTCTTCGCCATACGATTACAACGGACGTCCGAGCGTAAAATGTAGTTTCGTGTATCATgggtgcgacgtagtatgagggCCTTAGCCCTTTCTTTTCTGTGCGTCGTATCCATTCTACAAAAGCAGCCTGCTTGACTAGTTTACAGCTGTGCCTGAAGTGAAACGTTAACTAATCTTTCACAATTTCGAAACAATGCACAAAGGAGCATGCATCACTAACTGGTCACGACGCACGCTAGGGAATTCCTAACCATGCGCGTATCGAATTCCTTTTGTTTCTCGAAATGTTTTGCGGGTTTGCAGAGGCTTTGAATACTGCTGCAAATGTTCACAAGGCCAGAACATTCGAAATCGCTTGCGAATCTTGCTTTCGCCCAGCTGTAAGCGCTGGCAACTCGCatgtacagtcggcgtcaaaagTTTACGAACCACGGCATGAGAAAACGCTGTAGCCTTGTATTCGGATTTTCAGCCTGTACAAGTATATGTAACATTGCTctacagttttactggctgcgATCACAAGCGGCTGTAAAGCTCTTATTTCAGAGTTGAAAAGGTAAACAAAATCAGGCAATTTATATGCTTACCTTTCGTCAGTTTCCGCAGACTAAGTTGGTTCAAGGTATATCAATTTATACTGCTTTGTAGAAGTGTTGCTTGGATAGAAGTGACAGGCAGATGGATCACTAAACTGAAGTAATGAAAAGCATAGTAAAGAATGTTCTTGCATTGAGGCTGGTGGCACCAAATAGATGAATTAAGATAGAGAAAATAGAATTCTGAGCATGAGTGGCATAAATACTGGGGTGGAAGTCTTCCCATCTACATTCCCAAGCATTTGCGCATATATGTGAAAGTAATTCTTGAGTTCAGCAATCCACCCAGCCACAACATGCACCCCATTTTAGCTTTCTAGCAAATGAAAGGGAGGTTCACTGACAATCTGAACCCATTGTTTCAGACATATAGCATCCTGACGTATGTATTGGTCATTATAGTCAGCATAAACATTGCAATATACTTACCTGCTTACGGCACAATACTGCAACTGCAATAATTATCTTCACATTTGTACTTGTCGACCTTTGAGCCCGCCA
This window encodes:
- the LOC142585894 gene encoding terminal nucleotidyltransferase 5B, which translates into the protein MSVEEARFSVLGYDQVVRLQELLEEPVSVQGRGNFPALETRLRDLVQRVRSQLGRQGVPVRDVRLNGGAASYVLEPDTSAEYNDLDVIFGCELGSSGAGGFERVKTAVLDALAELLPAGVKRINACALKEAYLHKLVKVATDEDRWSLVSLSNSLGRNVELKFVHRMRRQFEFSVDSFQIVVDPLLLLHQCGGGSAEALLPRCTQDFFPSVLAESVYGNFGQALEHLRRRLIATRNPEEIRGGGLLKYCHLLARGFHTTDSTRALERYMCSRFFIDFPEIQAQRAKLHSFLANHLSHERLRYSFLATLYRVVDGSTVCLMGHERRQTLQLIQELACRALLVQQQPPRLCGFAQPCWLLGLGPTLGPAGLSPGLAAGPL